One Streptomyces drozdowiczii DNA segment encodes these proteins:
- a CDS encoding SMI1/KNR4 family protein, which yields MTTGRLGQQAAPPNAAYAGQVVHFPDPVRASRHPRGVRMDENGCPDFSPYARAAAEIAEPPQGFGVDELRLTDYVSANAALAEAGHELWDTIPPVATPHGWTWHHVPGGRRMELIPVEVKALLRHHGGLASTEVDQDKRGTRPLQETRPAHFRLPKGAVAVTEQQILGVEEDLGYRLPGAYRSFLKAAGGSAPAGTALDAELGLLIDQPFFTVREEAAVNDLVYVNKCLRDHLTKDYLGVAFVQGGLLAVKVRGAALGSVWFCAYDDARDRDGWTVQERVDRLLLPCGEDFDAFLQRLAGNPPELETVANLMVDGGFAQAVPVEG from the coding sequence ATGACGACAGGTCGGCTCGGGCAGCAAGCCGCGCCACCGAACGCGGCCTACGCCGGGCAGGTCGTGCACTTCCCGGACCCGGTCCGGGCGTCCCGTCACCCCAGAGGGGTGCGGATGGACGAGAACGGCTGTCCGGACTTCTCGCCGTACGCGCGCGCCGCCGCGGAGATCGCGGAGCCGCCGCAGGGCTTCGGCGTGGACGAGCTGCGGCTCACGGACTACGTGTCCGCGAACGCGGCGCTGGCCGAGGCCGGGCACGAGCTGTGGGACACGATCCCGCCGGTCGCGACGCCGCACGGCTGGACCTGGCACCACGTCCCGGGCGGCCGCCGGATGGAGCTGATCCCGGTCGAGGTGAAGGCGCTGCTGCGCCACCACGGCGGGCTCGCGTCCACGGAGGTCGACCAGGACAAGCGGGGCACCCGCCCGCTCCAGGAGACGCGCCCCGCGCACTTCCGGCTGCCCAAGGGCGCCGTGGCGGTGACGGAGCAGCAGATCCTGGGCGTCGAGGAGGACCTCGGCTACCGGCTGCCGGGTGCGTACCGCTCGTTCCTGAAGGCGGCCGGCGGTTCGGCCCCGGCCGGCACGGCGCTCGACGCGGAGCTGGGTCTCCTGATCGACCAGCCGTTCTTCACGGTGCGCGAGGAGGCCGCCGTGAACGACCTGGTGTACGTCAACAAGTGCCTGCGCGACCACCTGACGAAGGACTACCTCGGGGTCGCCTTCGTACAGGGTGGTCTGCTCGCGGTGAAGGTGCGCGGCGCCGCCCTGGGTTCCGTGTGGTTCTGCGCGTACGACGACGCCCGGGACCGTGACGGCTGGACGGTGCAGGAGCGGGTGGACCGGCTGCTGCTGCCGTGCGGCGAGGACTTCGACGCGTTCCTCCAGCGGCTGGCGGGCAATCCGCCGGAGCTGGAGACGGTGGCGAACCTGATGGTGGACGGCGGCTTCGCGCAGGCCGTCCCGGTGGAGGGGTGA
- a CDS encoding YwqJ-related putative deaminase, with protein sequence MHTAHSAQTVTTGDPRLSWSSTEKGPAPRLGQRRDGILPAVAAALSVRGETLTCTAGKGDQPPVLHHLVQDFLDTLPSAQRERFTGRCPEAILLSRHLTAAEAGRSKRAQRKPLTNGEARRALKHARLTARRIREDGDPLHGSYAAPCRSCAVMLAHFGVRPVDLTASGAATTAEKS encoded by the coding sequence ATGCACACCGCACACTCTGCACAGACCGTCACGACCGGGGACCCGCGACTCAGCTGGAGCAGCACCGAGAAGGGCCCCGCGCCCCGGCTCGGCCAGCGCCGCGACGGCATCCTGCCCGCCGTCGCCGCCGCCCTGTCCGTACGGGGCGAGACACTCACCTGCACCGCCGGCAAGGGCGACCAGCCGCCGGTCCTGCACCACCTCGTCCAGGACTTCCTGGACACCCTCCCCAGCGCGCAGCGCGAACGGTTCACCGGCCGCTGCCCCGAGGCCATACTCCTCTCCCGGCACCTCACCGCCGCCGAGGCCGGGCGCTCCAAGCGCGCCCAGCGCAAGCCGCTCACCAACGGCGAGGCCCGCCGCGCCCTGAAGCACGCCCGGCTCACCGCCCGCCGCATCCGCGAGGACGGCGACCCGCTGCACGGCAGCTACGCGGCGCCCTGCCGCTCCTGTGCCGTCATGCTCGCCCACTTCGGCGT